From the genome of Pseudomonas bubulae:
AGCTGCTGCGCTGCATGTTTCGCAGCCCGCGCTGTCACAGCAAGTCAGGCAACTTGAGGAAAGTCTTTCTGCCCAGTTATTTGACCGATCGGGACGTACGACGCGGCTGACTGACGCCGGCGAAGTGTATTTACGCTATGCACGCCGGGCTTCGCAGGAACTGGAGGAAGGAAAACGTGCAATCCATGACGTGGGCGATTTGAGTCGCGGGGCACTCAGGGTTGCATTGACACCGACGTTCACCACATATCTGGTCGGACCACTGGTCGAAGCTTTCCACAGCCGATATCCGAATATCACCTTGAACCTGCGTGAGATCGCTCAAGAACAGATGGAGGAGCTTCTGCTGGCCGATGAGCTGGACGTGGGTATCGCTTTCGAGGACGGGCACTCTCAGGACATAGAGACCCAGCCGCTTCTGATAGAAGCCCTCGCGCTGGTGGTTGGGGAAAGACACCCGTTGGCTGGACAGAGTGCTATTGACCTGGACGCTCTGAGTGCCGAATCACTGATCCTGCTCAGCGAAGAGTTTGCCACTCGCGAGCAGATCGACCGCTACTGTCGCCAGCACAACATTACCCCGCGGGTGAAAATGGAGGCCAATGTTATCGGTGCAGTCATCGAAGTGGTGCGCAGGACCACACTGTCGACCCTGTTACCGGCAACCGTCGCGCTTGCACATCAGGGGCTGTTTGCCATTGAACTAAGCCCTCAGCGACTGCACCGTACCGCCGTATTGATGCAGCGCAAAGGGGCCTACCAGACTTCAGCTGCACGTGCCTTCATCGAACTGGCCACAGACATTGCGGCCCAACTCGAGAAGAGATAAGGGCATCTGATAGGTGCCCGGAGTTGATACGCCCGCGCAGCACGTTCACGACTTTAAGTCGGGTCAGCTCCGAGGCGTGGTCAAAAAATCTTCAATGGATTGCAGCAGATGACCGAGACGGTCTTGCTGATCATCATTTCCTCAAGACAAAAAAAACCGCGAAATGCGGGTTCAGGGATTACGAGCAAAAGGCTAGGGCCAGAGCCGATTGCTTTCGTGCTGCTTGCTCTCTCAACCGCGCAAGTCAGCCAGGCGGTTGAGCTGCACATTGTCTTCTACACTCTTTTTCGCCAGCTTTTGGACAAGCCTATGAAGGCCAAATATAAAAGGGAGTAAGGATGATGGTTCGAAAAATTTTGGCCGTTGCGGCATTGGTACTGTTAGCCGGTTGCGCCACCAACAGGGCAGAAGTGGATGTTTTACGGCCGGGTGATACTCAGACACCGGCCCCCAGCAATGGCAAAAAGGTTTATATCAGCGCCGTTGATGATCGAGTTTTTCAAATCAAACCTTCCAGCTCCGACATACCTTCACTGAAGTACGACGAGATCGACG
Proteins encoded in this window:
- the cynR gene encoding transcriptional regulator CynR, whose protein sequence is MLARHIKYFLAVAQHHSFTKAAAALHVSQPALSQQVRQLEESLSAQLFDRSGRTTRLTDAGEVYLRYARRASQELEEGKRAIHDVGDLSRGALRVALTPTFTTYLVGPLVEAFHSRYPNITLNLREIAQEQMEELLLADELDVGIAFEDGHSQDIETQPLLIEALALVVGERHPLAGQSAIDLDALSAESLILLSEEFATREQIDRYCRQHNITPRVKMEANVIGAVIEVVRRTTLSTLLPATVALAHQGLFAIELSPQRLHRTAVLMQRKGAYQTSAARAFIELATDIAAQLEKR